From the Deinococcus radiophilus genome, one window contains:
- a CDS encoding glycoside hydrolase family 10 protein, translating to MTQLASPTALRRTLTLGLMLSLGLGSAQGQTTPSLSLGATPAQPDLGTPLLGQATATAPVARSQATPDSTQIRGLWVDGFGPGLKTAAQVRQMVEDADRMNINTLIVQTIRRADCFCLKSSLPVVSDKDMQPGFDPLAETIRLAKPKGMKVIAWASVTGIGNLSNLNTSPNHVYRLHGPQSKDPWLVVRSDGTWQEGNDAWLDPAIPEAARYISDGLLSVVKNYDVDGIQLDRIRYPDSGDWGYSPRTLARYTLETGRTGRPGGSDEYFKAWKRDQVTGLVRRITVQAKAIKPELWVSAASITYGSPPKPGDAQAFQSTASYRNVMQDWPKWMNEGLLDINMPMNYKRENVAQQAGWYDGWNRFARSLQGRGLTASGSSIYLNSPEASAAQAQRALKDGVGWVGYSYRTPTLAVYEERQSAEAGREAVRKALAATPLGQRVSFDGPPPHTRGLMGTVAGQERLGGLKVELLQNDKVVATSVTDGGGFYGFMSVPAGETRIRVSGQAWKTTVPARGIAQVPNLVIRKLTPVSAPAPSRAPAPGTPGAPNLAPPTPVELERGGETPG from the coding sequence GTGACACAGCTTGCCTCCCCCACCGCTTTGCGGCGCACCCTGACGCTTGGGCTGATGCTGAGCCTTGGCCTGGGTAGCGCACAGGGCCAGACCACGCCTTCTCTCTCACTGGGCGCCACACCCGCACAGCCCGATCTGGGCACGCCGCTGCTGGGCCAAGCCACCGCCACTGCACCTGTGGCACGCTCCCAAGCCACGCCCGACTCTACCCAGATTCGTGGCCTGTGGGTGGACGGGTTCGGGCCCGGTCTCAAGACGGCGGCTCAGGTGCGGCAGATGGTGGAAGACGCCGACCGGATGAACATCAACACCCTGATCGTGCAGACCATCCGCCGGGCCGACTGCTTTTGTCTCAAGTCCAGCCTGCCGGTCGTGAGCGACAAGGACATGCAGCCGGGCTTCGATCCGCTGGCCGAAACCATCCGTCTGGCCAAGCCCAAAGGCATGAAGGTCATTGCCTGGGCCAGCGTGACCGGTATCGGAAACCTCAGCAACCTGAACACCAGCCCGAACCATGTGTACCGGTTGCACGGTCCCCAGAGCAAAGATCCCTGGCTGGTGGTCCGCTCGGATGGCACCTGGCAAGAAGGCAACGACGCCTGGCTGGACCCGGCCATTCCTGAAGCGGCCCGGTACATCAGCGACGGCCTGCTGAGCGTGGTCAAAAACTACGATGTAGACGGCATTCAACTGGACCGGATTCGCTACCCGGACAGCGGCGACTGGGGCTACTCGCCGCGCACGCTGGCCCGCTACACCCTGGAAACCGGCCGCACCGGACGTCCAGGCGGCAGCGACGAGTATTTCAAAGCCTGGAAGCGCGATCAGGTGACTGGGCTGGTGCGCCGCATTACCGTGCAGGCCAAGGCGATCAAGCCTGAGCTGTGGGTTAGCGCCGCTTCTATCACCTACGGCAGCCCGCCCAAACCCGGTGACGCGCAAGCTTTCCAGAGCACCGCGTCCTACCGCAACGTGATGCAGGACTGGCCCAAGTGGATGAATGAGGGCTTGCTGGACATCAACATGCCCATGAACTACAAGCGCGAGAACGTGGCGCAGCAGGCTGGCTGGTACGACGGCTGGAACCGTTTTGCGCGGAGCTTGCAGGGGCGCGGCCTGACCGCCAGCGGGTCCAGCATCTACCTAAACAGCCCCGAGGCGTCAGCGGCGCAGGCCCAGCGGGCGCTGAAAGACGGCGTGGGCTGGGTGGGCTATTCCTACCGCACGCCGACCCTGGCCGTGTATGAGGAGCGCCAGAGTGCCGAAGCGGGCCGCGAAGCCGTACGCAAAGCCCTGGCCGCGACTCCCCTGGGCCAGCGGGTGAGCTTTGACGGTCCCCCGCCCCACACCCGTGGCCTGATGGGCACCGTGGCTGGACAGGAACGCCTGGGCGGCCTGAAGGTCGAACTGCTTCAAAACGACAAAGTGGTGGCCACCAGCGTGACCGACGGTGGCGGCTTTTATGGATTCATGAGCGTACCGGCCGGCGAAACCCGCATCCGCGTGAGTGGACAGGCCTGGAAAACCACCGTCCCGGCCAGGGGCATAGCACAGGTCCCGAATCTGGTGATCCGCAAGCTGACGCCAGTCAGCGCCCCAGCCCCCAGCCGTGCTCCCGCTCCCGGCACCCCCGGCGCGCCCAACCTGGCCCCGCCCACCCCAGTCGAACTGGAACGTGGAGGCGAGACGCCCGGCTAA
- a CDS encoding metallophosphoesterase, which translates to MTEASAAPAAPDLRKFIAIGDIHADFGKLWAALRSAGCATPDGRPTRPVLSGLYQVVLLGDLVHPKSQRQYDELIGGAYDHRNPDHTAQAAAWQMEELRRVRDFQAQAPGSVHIILGNHDDVLIQPRFVLGTGGGLQHTEFDPHHGGVALPPDLVAWVGGFLRELRVGGVQFAHVGPLPSHAQYDDLFYVDRSPKRWFLETPEYVEMAGLAFGVYGHTQMDRGIVVHEGYRFALVDALHCREYLEMMIAPGRETPLHNWRIVTF; encoded by the coding sequence ATGACCGAAGCTTCAGCAGCACCTGCTGCGCCGGATCTGCGTAAATTTATTGCCATTGGCGATATTCACGCGGATTTCGGCAAGCTGTGGGCCGCCCTGCGCTCGGCGGGGTGCGCGACCCCGGATGGACGTCCGACCCGGCCCGTACTGAGTGGGCTGTATCAGGTGGTGCTGCTGGGCGATCTGGTTCACCCCAAAAGCCAGCGCCAGTACGACGAGCTGATCGGCGGTGCGTATGATCACCGCAACCCTGACCACACGGCTCAGGCCGCGGCCTGGCAAATGGAAGAGTTGCGGCGGGTACGTGACTTTCAGGCCCAGGCACCGGGATCGGTCCACATCATCCTGGGCAACCATGACGACGTGCTGATTCAGCCGCGCTTCGTGCTGGGCACTGGCGGTGGCCTGCAACACACCGAATTTGACCCGCACCATGGGGGTGTAGCTCTGCCCCCGGACTTGGTGGCCTGGGTGGGTGGGTTTCTGCGCGAGTTGCGGGTTGGTGGCGTACAGTTCGCCCATGTCGGGCCGCTGCCTTCCCACGCTCAGTACGACGATCTCTTCTATGTGGACCGCTCGCCCAAACGCTGGTTTCTGGAAACCCCCGAATATGTGGAGATGGCAGGCTTGGCTTTTGGGGTTTACGGTCATACCCAGATGGACCGGGGCATCGTGGTCCATGAAGGCTACCGCTTTGCTCTGGTAGACGCTCTGCATTGCCGCGAATACCTAGAGATGATGATTGCACCGGGCCGCGAGACTCCGCTACACAACTGGCGTATTGTGACCTTCTGA
- a CDS encoding metal-dependent transcriptional regulator, which translates to MSRTALLSPAAEDYLKHMYLLSRQGRVSTQALADALEVAPASVTGMLRKLTEQGLVLHAPYRGATLTIEGERAALEVLRHHRLLELFLYRALGVPLEEVHEEAEALEHALSERLEARMAAWLGEPEYDPHGDPIPSLGGQLPQRPERPLSSLRAGDQERISRVPDLDRALLRRLLESGLRPEAEVLVIAADAEGLELEIAPPPGSQSTVWTPLTLTPTVARDILVHGSTDGDTVPAE; encoded by the coding sequence ATGAGCCGCACCGCCTTACTGTCACCCGCTGCCGAGGACTATCTCAAGCACATGTATCTGCTGTCCCGGCAGGGGCGGGTCTCCACCCAGGCACTGGCCGACGCGCTGGAAGTCGCGCCTGCCAGCGTCACTGGCATGCTCCGCAAGTTGACCGAACAGGGTCTGGTCCTGCATGCCCCTTACCGGGGCGCCACGCTGACGATCGAAGGCGAAAGGGCGGCGCTGGAAGTGCTGCGCCACCACCGCCTGCTGGAACTGTTCCTCTACCGGGCGTTAGGTGTCCCGCTTGAAGAGGTCCATGAGGAAGCCGAAGCCCTGGAACACGCCCTCTCGGAGCGGCTGGAAGCACGGATGGCAGCCTGGCTGGGCGAACCCGAATATGATCCGCACGGCGATCCCATCCCCAGTCTGGGCGGACAGTTGCCACAGCGCCCTGAACGCCCGCTGAGCAGTCTTCGGGCAGGCGATCAGGAGCGGATCTCCAGGGTGCCGGATTTGGACAGAGCCCTGCTCCGCCGCCTGCTGGAATCAGGCCTGCGCCCTGAGGCGGAAGTGCTGGTCATAGCGGCAGACGCGGAAGGACTGGAACTGGAAATAGCACCGCCGCCCGGCAGTCAAAGCACGGTCTGGACCCCGCTGACCCTGACACCCACGGTAGCCCGGGACATCCTCGTTCACGGGAGCACCGATGGGGACACTGTGCCCGCAGAATAG
- a CDS encoding single-stranded DNA-binding protein, whose translation MDQERQRGRLDGVREALRGSMTAWATIEVRGDQAWVVPAPQLMALAARLDQADSGWSLTWACDSMTPPVVRARLCAAGLEREGLATGHTLEDAKLAALAGAAQLYGVAAQVEGHWVDYDPEEGADTSLLEAEAEAEVAPAVRSSLPPEPPRDPQMDKARSHIDDLISQIRAAGLGKQITPVLMRGYGETLEESRQIYKELQAVLREAE comes from the coding sequence ATGGATCAAGAGCGTCAGCGGGGCAGACTGGACGGAGTGAGAGAAGCGCTGCGGGGCAGTATGACCGCCTGGGCGACCATAGAAGTGCGTGGCGATCAGGCCTGGGTGGTCCCGGCACCGCAACTGATGGCACTGGCAGCGCGGCTGGATCAGGCCGATTCTGGTTGGTCGCTGACCTGGGCCTGTGATTCCATGACGCCGCCAGTGGTGCGTGCGCGGCTGTGTGCAGCGGGTCTGGAGCGTGAAGGGCTGGCCACGGGTCACACCCTGGAAGACGCCAAACTGGCGGCCCTGGCAGGGGCGGCGCAACTGTATGGCGTGGCCGCGCAGGTAGAAGGTCACTGGGTGGACTATGACCCCGAAGAGGGTGCAGACACCAGCCTGCTGGAAGCTGAAGCCGAAGCTGAAGTGGCCCCGGCTGTGCGGTCCAGCTTGCCGCCTGAGCCGCCCCGCGATCCCCAGATGGACAAGGCCCGCAGCCATATTGATGACCTGATCTCCCAGATTCGGGCAGCGGGTTTGGGCAAGCAGATTACGCCAGTGCTGATGCGCGGCTACGGTGAAACGCTCGAAGAAAGCCGTCAGATCTACAAAGAATTGCAAGCCGTTTTGCGGGAAGCCGAGTAG
- the apaG gene encoding Co2+/Mg2+ efflux protein ApaG encodes MTAKVGGMPRPAPPYQSAALPVRVTVHAQAHHLPQYSRPEGQCFAYVVRLENEDDQTWRLISRYWLITDSKGRCTEVEGEGVVGQQPLLAAGAVFVYDSFVTVPDAPARMAGHYIMENAWGERCQVEISAFRLVVDERLLN; translated from the coding sequence ATGACCGCTAAGGTAGGGGGCATGCCGCGCCCTGCCCCCCCATACCAGAGTGCTGCGCTTCCGGTCCGGGTAACGGTTCATGCCCAGGCCCACCATTTGCCGCAGTACAGTCGCCCCGAAGGTCAATGCTTTGCGTATGTCGTGCGCCTGGAAAATGAAGACGATCAAACCTGGCGGCTGATTTCACGTTACTGGCTGATCACTGACAGTAAGGGCCGCTGCACCGAAGTGGAAGGCGAAGGTGTAGTGGGACAGCAGCCCCTTCTGGCGGCTGGAGCTGTGTTTGTGTACGACTCTTTCGTGACGGTGCCTGACGCGCCTGCACGCATGGCAGGTCACTACATCATGGAAAACGCCTGGGGTGAACGCTGCCAGGTCGAAATTTCCGCGTTTCGGCTGGTCGTTGATGAGCGCCTGCTGAACTGA
- a CDS encoding bifunctional folylpolyglutamate synthase/dihydrofolate synthase: MTDAAPDHVAQDNLAAQSAYDWLYSQTRAAAGRGRGPEQARALMDLLGAPDRQFRSLRVVGTNGKGSTCAMLEAGLQAAGLRVGRFTSPHLDRFEERIRVDGRELDPAETLKFIAWAQQQAQTFAFFDLTLGLAAQAFARQEVDVAVMEAGVGGRSDATDALARVEAVLLTNVGLDHTAALGGTVAAIAADKAGAARAGVPLLTTAGPEALPVIQSVATDLGALLYTPATHPELFRLPHAPSLLGPHQRENASLAVATLRLLGYEAGVSVALSAKHPGRLEALRLRGRTVWLDGAHNPPAARALAASLRGVDVALFGSFARKDTDQTLAPLLPLAPLWVFTAPGEDGATPPARLAEHYGGQAILDPTVALRVALEQTPPGGTLLVTGSLYLVGLARQWVLRQAEE, translated from the coding sequence ATGACCGATGCTGCCCCTGACCATGTTGCCCAGGACAATCTTGCGGCCCAGTCTGCCTACGACTGGCTGTACTCGCAGACCCGCGCTGCAGCTGGCCGGGGACGGGGACCGGAACAGGCCCGCGCTCTGATGGACCTCCTGGGCGCACCGGACCGGCAGTTCCGCTCCCTGCGGGTGGTGGGTACCAACGGCAAGGGCAGCACCTGCGCCATGCTGGAGGCGGGCTTGCAAGCAGCGGGCCTGCGGGTCGGGCGCTTTACCAGCCCGCACCTAGACCGCTTCGAAGAACGGATACGGGTGGATGGCCGCGAGTTGGATCCGGCTGAAACCCTGAAATTCATTGCCTGGGCGCAGCAGCAGGCCCAGACCTTCGCTTTCTTCGACTTGACCCTGGGGCTGGCTGCACAGGCTTTTGCCCGGCAGGAGGTAGATGTTGCGGTGATGGAAGCCGGTGTCGGGGGCCGCAGCGACGCCACCGACGCGCTGGCACGGGTTGAGGCGGTCCTGCTGACCAACGTAGGCCTGGACCATACGGCTGCGCTGGGAGGCACGGTGGCGGCCATCGCCGCCGACAAGGCTGGGGCCGCCCGCGCAGGCGTACCCCTCCTGACCACCGCTGGGCCGGAGGCACTGCCTGTGATTCAGTCCGTCGCCACCGATCTCGGTGCGCTGCTGTATACGCCTGCCACCCACCCGGAGCTCTTCCGCTTGCCTCACGCGCCTTCACTCTTAGGCCCACACCAGCGTGAAAATGCTTCGTTGGCTGTGGCCACCCTGCGCCTACTGGGGTATGAGGCTGGCGTATCGGTGGCCTTATCCGCCAAGCATCCTGGAAGGCTGGAAGCCCTGAGGCTACGGGGCCGGACAGTATGGCTGGATGGTGCCCACAACCCACCCGCAGCGCGTGCTCTGGCGGCCAGCCTGCGTGGGGTTGATGTGGCTCTGTTCGGCAGTTTCGCGCGCAAAGATACGGACCAGACCCTTGCTCCCTTGCTCCCGTTGGCCCCCCTCTGGGTCTTTACTGCACCCGGCGAGGACGGGGCCACCCCGCCCGCCAGGCTGGCCGAGCATTATGGGGGTCAGGCCATCTTGGACCCTACCGTAGCCCTCCGCGTCGCCTTAGAGCAGACCCCACCTGGCGGGACGCTACTGGTCACGGGCAGCCTGTATTTGGTTGGTCTGGCCCGGCAGTGGGTGTTGCGTCAGGCAGAGGAGTAA